In Candidatus Defluviibacterium haderslevense, the following are encoded in one genomic region:
- a CDS encoding ATP-binding cassette domain-containing protein: MSNSAIAAQKLNVKYSETIILKDIHFDIQMNDWVDLVGANNSGKSTLMNTFYGLHNDIQGLLHVLDYSLNPISVSNLSELRRKSSFISTHIPLMEHKTVRANLALALSAADKIRDLNSDALIEQMLEKLGLKALIKEEVAQLSLSQKLMVKICRALINKPRLLIVDESFLGFDTEHYLMAMNLIHDYYIRENLTVIMANVDAHSFHVDQKRVFLIEHQQVRELTV; encoded by the coding sequence ATGTCTAATAGCGCAATCGCAGCACAGAAATTAAATGTAAAGTATTCCGAAACGATCATATTGAAAGATATTCATTTTGATATCCAAATGAATGATTGGGTTGACCTTGTAGGAGCGAACAATTCAGGAAAAAGTACATTAATGAATACATTTTATGGTCTTCACAATGATATTCAAGGTTTGCTTCATGTGCTGGATTATAGTCTTAATCCCATAAGTGTTAGTAATTTATCTGAATTAAGAAGAAAGAGCAGTTTTATTAGTACTCACATTCCTTTAATGGAACATAAAACGGTTAGAGCTAATTTAGCTCTTGCTTTATCGGCAGCAGATAAAATAAGAGATCTAAATAGTGATGCACTCATAGAACAAATGTTAGAAAAACTTGGATTGAAGGCACTCATTAAGGAAGAGGTCGCCCAATTATCTTTGAGCCAGAAACTAATGGTAAAGATCTGCCGTGCTTTAATCAATAAACCAAGATTGCTGATTGTGGATGAGTCCTTTCTAGGATTTGATACAGAGCATTATTTAATGGCTATGAATTTGATTCATGATTATTATATCAGGGAAAATCTTACAGTAATTATGGCAAATGTTGATGCCCATTCCTTTCATGTAGATCAAAAAAGAGTTTTTTTAATAGAACATCAACAAGTTAGGGAACTAACCGTTTAA
- the ffh gene encoding signal recognition particle protein has protein sequence MFENLSEKLELAFKGLKGEGTLTELNVAESIKEIRRALVGADVNYKIAKEFTDKIKEKALGSKNVLKSVKPGELMVKIVLDELVDLMGGQAEGLNLNANPAVILVSGLQGSGKTTFSGKLALFLKTKKNKKVLLTACDVYRPAAIDQLTVIAEQVGVEIFKDIESKDPVDISLRAIAYAKEHKLDLVIIDTAGRTAVDEEMMSEIERIKNTIKPTETLFVVDSMTGQDAVNTALAFNERINYDGVVLTKMDGDSRGGAALSIKYTIGKPIKFVSEGEKMETLDIFYPDRMAQRILGMGDIVSLVEKAQEQFDEKEAKKIESKIRQNKFDFNDFLVQLNQIKKMGDIKSILGMMPGVGKMVKDIDIDDKAFKKVEAIIQSMTPKERGNPELLNMARKTRIANGCGRTIHEVNAFIKQFDEMRKMMLMMSKGQNMGNMMKQMQNMRK, from the coding sequence ATGTTTGAAAATTTAAGTGAAAAGTTAGAATTAGCCTTCAAAGGGCTCAAAGGTGAGGGCACTTTGACTGAACTCAATGTAGCGGAATCAATTAAGGAAATCAGAAGAGCGCTTGTAGGTGCGGACGTAAATTACAAAATAGCTAAGGAATTTACAGATAAAATAAAGGAAAAGGCACTTGGTTCAAAAAATGTCTTGAAGTCAGTCAAACCAGGGGAACTCATGGTTAAGATTGTCCTTGATGAGTTGGTCGATTTAATGGGTGGACAGGCTGAAGGACTTAATCTTAATGCAAATCCGGCAGTCATTTTAGTATCAGGCCTTCAAGGCTCAGGTAAGACTACTTTTTCAGGTAAACTTGCTTTGTTTTTAAAAACTAAAAAAAATAAAAAAGTTCTATTAACAGCATGTGACGTATATCGTCCTGCAGCTATTGATCAATTAACGGTAATTGCGGAACAGGTCGGAGTAGAGATATTTAAAGACATAGAAAGTAAAGATCCGGTCGATATTTCGCTTCGGGCAATTGCCTATGCCAAAGAGCATAAACTTGATTTAGTAATCATTGATACCGCAGGTAGAACAGCTGTGGATGAAGAAATGATGTCTGAAATCGAACGCATTAAAAACACCATAAAACCTACTGAAACCCTTTTCGTAGTGGACTCAATGACTGGACAGGATGCTGTAAATACGGCGCTTGCATTTAATGAAAGAATCAATTATGATGGGGTCGTTTTGACTAAAATGGATGGAGATTCAAGAGGTGGAGCCGCGCTTTCAATAAAATATACCATTGGAAAACCCATCAAATTTGTGTCAGAAGGTGAGAAAATGGAAACCCTCGACATATTCTATCCGGATCGTATGGCTCAACGAATTCTTGGAATGGGTGATATTGTTTCCTTGGTTGAAAAAGCTCAGGAACAATTTGACGAGAAGGAGGCTAAAAAAATTGAAAGCAAGATCCGCCAGAATAAATTTGATTTTAATGACTTTTTAGTACAGTTGAATCAAATAAAAAAAATGGGAGATATCAAGAGTATCCTTGGTATGATGCCTGGAGTGGGTAAAATGGTAAAAGACATAGATATTGATGATAAAGCCTTCAAGAAAGTCGAAGCTATTATACAATCCATGACACCCAAAGAACGTGGAAATCCAGAACTCCTCAATATGGCGCGAAAAACGCGAATCGCTAATGGTTGTGGTCGTACCATTCATGAGGTCAATGCATTTATCAAACAGTTTGACGAAATGCGAAAAATGATGCTCATGATGAGTAAAGGGCAAAATATGGGAAATATGATGAAGCAGATGCAGAATATGCGGAAGTAG
- a CDS encoding TonB-dependent receptor, with protein sequence MKYKHINKILLVLLFFINISIIFAQSELDSLNLEEVIISANKEAQNKSQVAQQFTILTKKNIEKINAASSADLISSQGIHVQKSQQGGGSPVLRGFEASRVLLVVDGVRLNNIIYRAGHLQNIITLDPNMLERVEVAYGPASTIYGSDALGGAIHFFTKTPQLSDGEKKSLLGNAYFRYGSVNNERTTHLDAQIGFKKLGILLSGTFSQFDDLKSGKNANPFYKNPIGLRPYYAARISNRDTLLVNDDKYLQKFSGYEQLDLLAKVKFQQNNNNIHLLNVQYSNSGDVPRYDRLTDPKGTGLNSSEWYYGPQLRMLGVYTYKYLNHNRKWLQQVTSNLSAQNIEESRHNRNFGNDKLNHRIEKVNVFGWNLDFDNKFNKHDFRFGVDIQYNTLKSTAHQENIKTQITVPLDTRYPDGINNLFNGAIYVSHTAKISERLSINDGIRLGYNKLSSSLNDTTFFKFPFKEINQSTPVYSGNIGLIHQVNQNWRLSLFVNTGFRVPNIDDLSKIFESTPGRIIVPNENLKPEKTITTDFSITKTTPIGLNWETVLYHTMIYDAIIVDQFKYNGQDSIIYNNTLSQVVSPQNKSEAYIYGINTHLKYPLSENMTFNFGMDYTFGRIKTDSTDYPLDHVAPFIGTLGLDYTINKFNANFTTLYNGWKKLTNYNLLGEDNLQYATKDGTPAFIVFNIGTQYTVNRYLKIQLGVNNILDTQYRTFASGINGAGRNVYATLRISY encoded by the coding sequence ATGAAATATAAACATATAAATAAAATCTTATTGGTTTTATTATTCTTTATTAACATTTCCATAATTTTTGCGCAATCTGAATTGGATTCATTAAATCTGGAAGAAGTTATCATTTCTGCAAACAAAGAAGCACAAAACAAAAGTCAGGTTGCACAACAATTTACCATTTTAACCAAAAAAAATATTGAAAAAATAAATGCAGCCTCAAGTGCTGATCTTATTTCATCTCAAGGCATCCATGTTCAAAAAAGCCAGCAAGGCGGAGGAAGTCCGGTTCTAAGAGGATTTGAAGCCAGTCGCGTATTACTTGTAGTAGATGGGGTTAGACTCAACAATATCATTTACAGAGCTGGTCATTTACAAAATATTATCACGCTTGATCCAAATATGTTGGAACGAGTTGAAGTTGCATACGGTCCGGCATCCACAATTTATGGAAGTGATGCACTGGGAGGTGCAATACATTTTTTTACTAAAACGCCTCAACTTTCAGACGGTGAAAAAAAATCATTACTTGGGAATGCTTATTTTAGATATGGATCAGTAAACAATGAAAGAACAACACATCTTGATGCACAAATTGGTTTTAAAAAATTAGGAATTTTATTATCCGGAACGTTTAGTCAATTTGATGATTTGAAAAGTGGTAAAAATGCGAATCCATTTTATAAAAATCCAATCGGTTTAAGACCCTACTATGCTGCAAGAATAAGTAATAGAGATACATTACTTGTAAACGATGATAAATATCTTCAAAAATTTAGTGGTTACGAACAATTGGATTTGTTAGCTAAGGTTAAATTTCAACAAAATAATAATAACATCCATTTGCTCAATGTTCAATATTCTAACAGTGGAGATGTTCCCAGGTATGATCGATTAACTGATCCAAAAGGTACTGGCCTAAATAGTTCAGAATGGTATTATGGTCCTCAATTAAGAATGTTAGGGGTTTATACTTACAAATATCTTAATCATAATAGAAAATGGCTTCAACAAGTCACTTCTAATTTGAGTGCACAAAACATCGAAGAAAGTCGACACAATCGAAATTTTGGGAATGACAAACTCAATCATAGAATTGAAAAGGTCAATGTTTTTGGCTGGAATTTAGATTTTGATAATAAATTTAATAAACATGACTTTCGTTTTGGGGTAGATATTCAATACAATACATTAAAATCTACTGCTCATCAAGAAAATATAAAGACGCAGATAACTGTTCCTCTGGATACCAGATATCCGGACGGAATCAACAATCTTTTTAATGGAGCTATTTATGTTAGTCACACTGCCAAAATTTCAGAACGTTTAAGTATAAATGATGGGATAAGGCTTGGGTACAATAAATTATCTTCCAGCTTAAATGATACTACATTTTTTAAATTTCCATTTAAAGAAATCAATCAAAGTACACCGGTTTATTCAGGAAATATTGGCCTCATTCATCAAGTGAATCAAAATTGGAGATTGAGTTTATTTGTGAATACAGGATTCAGAGTACCAAATATTGATGATTTAAGTAAGATTTTTGAATCAACCCCTGGACGGATCATTGTGCCGAATGAAAACTTAAAACCAGAAAAAACGATAACTACCGATTTCAGTATCACAAAAACAACTCCAATTGGTTTGAATTGGGAAACAGTACTTTATCATACTATGATTTATGATGCTATTATTGTTGACCAATTTAAATACAATGGTCAAGATTCCATAATTTATAATAATACGCTATCTCAAGTTGTATCTCCACAAAATAAATCAGAAGCCTATATTTACGGAATTAATACTCATTTGAAATATCCCCTTTCCGAAAATATGACATTTAACTTTGGCATGGATTATACTTTTGGACGAATAAAAACGGACAGTACTGATTATCCATTAGATCACGTTGCCCCATTTATTGGTACTTTGGGCTTAGACTATACGATTAACAAATTCAATGCAAATTTTACAACGCTCTACAATGGTTGGAAAAAATTAA
- a CDS encoding DUF1211 domain-containing protein — MNKSRLEAFSDGVLAIIITIMVLEMKVPHGSDWDQLKELIPVGISYLISFTCVGIYWGNHHHLLHTIRKVNSKIILANLHLLFWLSLIPFASGWMGENHFAPNPVALYAIVFCMCGIAYAILQKIIFNTVNDESELKQALEKQKGKVLFSTICSFSAVIVAYLNPFVSLFLVLAQSVIWLIPDKNIERALSD; from the coding sequence ATGAATAAATCAAGATTGGAAGCCTTTAGCGATGGGGTATTAGCCATTATCATAACCATTATGGTTCTGGAGATGAAAGTGCCCCACGGCAGTGATTGGGATCAATTAAAAGAATTGATTCCTGTGGGTATAAGTTACTTGATCAGTTTTACCTGTGTCGGTATCTATTGGGGAAATCACCACCATTTATTACATACAATCCGGAAGGTTAATTCAAAAATTATATTGGCCAATCTTCATTTATTATTTTGGTTGTCTTTAATTCCATTTGCTTCGGGATGGATGGGTGAGAATCACTTTGCTCCTAATCCGGTTGCGCTTTACGCGATTGTATTTTGTATGTGTGGAATAGCTTATGCCATTTTGCAAAAAATTATATTTAATACTGTAAATGACGAATCTGAATTGAAGCAAGCGCTGGAAAAGCAAAAAGGGAAAGTACTTTTTTCTACGATTTGTTCTTTTTCAGCAGTTATTGTAGCTTATCTCAATCCTTTTGTTTCATTGTTTCTGGTATTAGCTCAATCTGTAATTTGGTTGATACCAGATAAGAACATTGAAAGAGCATTATCTGATTAA